The genomic window CGTCTCGGATTTGCCAGCCGGGCAGTCGCTGAGCGATCGGTTGCAGCGAGGGGCCTGCGATTCGGAACAGACGCTACGGATCGGCGTAGCTGTCGCCAATGCGCTGTCGGCCTTGCACGCCGCCTCACTGCCGCACGGCTGTATCCATCCCGATCGGATTTGGATGGGCGAGGACGATTCGACGTGGTTGCTGCGCGATGCGGTCAGCGGTCCCGAACATCCACTCAGCCACCACACTCGCTGGTTCGAGCCGCCGGAGATGCCGACGCTGTACGCGGCGCCCGAGTTTACGATTCCCGGACAGGCCTCCGATGCCCTGACCGACCAGTACGCCTTGGGCTGCCTGTTGCTGCACGCTCGCACCGGCAAGCCTCCCTTTGAAGCGGCCGTGGCGGATGATTTGCTGATGGCCCACGCGCAGTCGGTTCCCCGAGCTTTGCAGCGGGCGCTGGGCGGGGATGGGCCCGGACATCCGCTGCTGCGAGTCGTCGCGCACGCGATGGCCAAAAACGCCGACGCCCGCTTCGCCGATATCCGCAAATTGCTCGACGCCTTAAGGGCCGTCCAACAGCACGCCGCTCAGGCTTCCGGCAGCCGACGCCGCGCGGCCGCCAGCTCTTCGGCCAAATCCGCCGCGCCCGCCAAGTCGGCCGCGCCGGCCACTACTGCGAAGTCTACCGCGCCGGCCAAAGCCGCTGCGACCGGCGAGTCGTCGGCTCCCAGTGAATCCGCTCCGGCAGCCACGCCTAGTCCCGCGGCGGCGGCGTTGTCCACGTCGCCAGTACCAACACCAAGGCCAGAACCAGCGGCGACGGCGCGGAGTGCGGCGCCGTCGGATCAGGGGAACACAACGCGGCAACCGGCGAGCGAAATCGCTTCGGCGGCCGCGGTGGCACCGGCTGCTCCGCCCCGGCGAGAGCCAGCACCGCCCGAGCCAGCTTCGGCAGCGCCAGAACCTCCAACGCCAGAACCCGCCTCGCCCCAGCCAGCACCGGCAGCGTCCTCCCCCGCGCAGGCTCCGCTGGCTCCGCCGCTGGTCGATTCGCAGCCCGCTCAAGAAGCTGCTGCCGCCAAAACCGCTGCTGCTGGCAAGACTGCTGCTGCCAAGAGCAAGTCGGGGCCGGCGGGCGGCAAACGACGTCCGCCTGGGGGCCGCCGCAAGAAGAAAAAGAATATGCGTGGACCGCTGGTCATCGGCGGCTTGGGGTTTGCGGCGATGATGCTGATGGTTTTGGTGTTGGGGCAGATGGGCAAAAAGAAACGTGATCCGGTGGATCGCGAGCCCTTGGTGCAGCGGCCCTATGAGCCGGTCGAGCGTCCCGCACCGTCGCCGCCGCCGGATCAGCCCGCCGCGGAGCCATCGGGCTATGACGTTGTCGATAACGCGCGGGCACTGTGGGTGCCGCCTTCGTCGGCCGATCCGCCGCCGCTGGAAATGATTCCCGCGGGGCCGCAAATGGTGGTCGTCGTGCGGCCTGCGAAGCTGCAGCAGTCGCCGGCGGGACAGCAGATGTTGTCCGCCTTTGATCAGGAACTGGGCGAGGCCTGGCGACAGTTGCAGCCGCGTCTGGGCGTGCCTCCTGAAGCGATCGAACGGTTGACGATCGCTTTCGACAGTCGTGGCGCCGGGATTCCTCGCCTGGCCCTCGGCGTCCATCTGGTCGATCCGCTGCCGTTGGCCACGCTGCAAGAGCGCTGGGATGTGGAACAAATGCGAACGCCCGAAGGGGCCACCGTCTTGGCGGGCGATGGGGACGGTGACGACGCCTTCTATGTTCGCGACACTTCCAAAGACGCCATGGTCGATCGCTTCGCCGTCGGTTCGGTCGAACAGATCAAGTTGGTGGCTGAACTGGAAGGCACGGCGATTCCCCTGCCCCGCCAATTGGAAAACCTCTGGAAGGCCGCCGATGGCGACGCGGAACTGAACGTCCTACTGCTGCCTAACTATCTGTTCGCCGATGGTCGCACCATGTTGCAGAAGTTTGCACCGGAGTACATCGATCCGCTGCGGACGTTTTTGCAACCCGAC from Roseimaritima ulvae includes these protein-coding regions:
- a CDS encoding serine/threonine protein kinase; the encoded protein is MSLSVNEFWNRLTESGLADADRCRQMAVAYAKEHDGRLPADVPSLSAHLIEQGSLTEYQLQCVLDDRAETLRIGPYMVLQPAAAPWRQWYWAAGETHPAPALVRTLDADLSDFHRRTLAAQLTVDAPTLQPLQLQSDGGQQCVVSDLPAGQSLSDRLQRGACDSEQTLRIGVAVANALSALHAASLPHGCIHPDRIWMGEDDSTWLLRDAVSGPEHPLSHHTRWFEPPEMPTLYAAPEFTIPGQASDALTDQYALGCLLLHARTGKPPFEAAVADDLLMAHAQSVPRALQRALGGDGPGHPLLRVVAHAMAKNADARFADIRKLLDALRAVQQHAAQASGSRRRAAASSSAKSAAPAKSAAPATTAKSTAPAKAAATGESSAPSESAPAATPSPAAAALSTSPVPTPRPEPAATARSAAPSDQGNTTRQPASEIASAAAVAPAAPPRREPAPPEPASAAPEPPTPEPASPQPAPAASSPAQAPLAPPLVDSQPAQEAAAAKTAAAGKTAAAKSKSGPAGGKRRPPGGRRKKKKNMRGPLVIGGLGFAAMMLMVLVLGQMGKKKRDPVDREPLVQRPYEPVERPAPSPPPDQPAAEPSGYDVVDNARALWVPPSSADPPPLEMIPAGPQMVVVVRPAKLQQSPAGQQMLSAFDQELGEAWRQLQPRLGVPPEAIERLTIAFDSRGAGIPRLALGVHLVDPLPLATLQERWDVEQMRTPEGATVLAGDGDGDDAFYVRDTSKDAMVDRFAVGSVEQIKLVAELEGTAIPLPRQLENLWKAADGDAELNVLLLPNYLFADGRTMLQKFAPEYIDPLRTFLQPDAAGVLISSTLEPQWYLEARMMPGAGTSDAELAKKMEDAVQGLPGWAENFLLQSSPDPSWRALALRYPQMMHALRKYTRYGVSDDMATANVYLPSQAGPNIALATLLAANTPAGNLVAATGMDPEPAAQPLTLEQMLELPLSVSFDQESLEFAGQAVMDELNANIPPGSATPKYVLLGTDLEKAGITQNQQIRDFKASDQPLRSILTQLVMKANIDKSVTKASQPEQLLVWVLGPDPANANQQAFLITTRAGADGKYELPKEFVE